One part of the Georgfuchsia toluolica genome encodes these proteins:
- a CDS encoding molybdopterin-dependent oxidoreductase encodes MKKMVLKTILFAVPHLLRRTAKKYPEFQKEMRRHNCTVQIRLKNGSLGRYYTFNNGKVTTGAGLHARPDVTMQFNDLPTALIFLKPPMDYAEIVHAAKNMRAMVMGPDHLCIWFMQLMNKIETSALEMGTKLPDGTVRYTTNTNGGPLFIFVKDGKIVRCTPIDFDNTDAPSWTIKARGRTFKPWRRATVSPYSLALKSQVYTDDRVLYPMKRVDFDPKGERNPQNRGISGYERISWDEALDIVSSEIKRQKTVHGPGAIAIQHHSHHQWGNIGYYLSALLRFGNLIGFTRIHHNPDSWEGWYWGAMHHFGNALRLGLPSHYGTVEDALKEAEMVVFWSSDPEVTSGVYAGYEGTQRRFWAKELGIEFVHIDPHCNTTAQLFGGRWIPLKPGTDPAMAHAIMYIWLTEGLYDKDYVETRTTGFDQWAAYLLGKDDGVAKTPEWQEAETGVPAHVVRALARQWGKKKTYLGAGGLGTGVGGAVRNSTGTQWARCMIMMMAMQGWGKPGINFGNLQFGTPVDNFHYFPGYAEGGISGELAFTAAAINNYTRMPHVLSMNPVKQIIPRQRLPEAIIKGYAHGNLWDGSSIEAQIAPFEYPMPGYSKIHMIWHYGGAAFGTVAQSERYIEAYRHESIECLVSQAIYMEGDTPFADIILPACTHVERYDIGETCGCQGYVHHAPGQLNHRTIVMQHKCIEPLGESKSDYQIFADVLSRLGLGAMFTEGCSELDWCKRVFDSADLSKNITWKEFLKKGYYVVPPEPEETPEPVSMRWFAEDRMKDVPEPHPLPSQYSGDFGKGLQTQSGKIEFVPNSILRGDPNNPERPALNRYIPSWEGLQTKELVAKYPLQMISTHSRYSFHTFSDGKDSTINDIEDHRVLIDGYYYWVMRVHPEDAARRGIGHHSLIRVFNDRGAVILAADVSPLMMPGVVKSFIAAAVFDPVPDPMGWADRGGCVNILTPQRRQVQGTEGMGSNSCLVEIAPWTPTLKAGERFHANGSPAMKAA; translated from the coding sequence ATGAAAAAGATGGTCTTGAAAACGATTTTGTTTGCTGTTCCTCACCTATTGAGGCGCACTGCCAAGAAGTATCCGGAATTTCAGAAGGAAATGCGTCGTCATAACTGCACGGTGCAAATCAGGTTGAAAAATGGCAGCCTCGGCCGTTATTACACCTTCAACAACGGCAAGGTGACGACGGGGGCCGGGTTGCATGCCAGGCCGGATGTGACGATGCAGTTCAACGATCTGCCAACTGCGCTCATCTTCCTCAAGCCGCCGATGGATTACGCCGAGATAGTCCATGCCGCCAAGAACATGCGGGCCATGGTGATGGGGCCGGACCATCTCTGTATCTGGTTCATGCAGCTGATGAACAAGATCGAGACCTCGGCGCTCGAGATGGGGACGAAGCTGCCGGACGGCACGGTGCGCTACACCACCAACACCAATGGCGGCCCGCTGTTCATCTTCGTCAAGGACGGCAAGATCGTGCGCTGCACCCCGATCGACTTCGACAACACCGACGCGCCCTCCTGGACCATCAAGGCGCGCGGCAGAACCTTCAAGCCCTGGCGCCGCGCCACCGTCAGTCCCTATTCGCTGGCGCTCAAGTCCCAGGTCTATACCGACGATCGGGTGCTCTATCCCATGAAACGCGTGGACTTCGATCCCAAGGGTGAGCGCAACCCGCAGAACCGCGGCATCTCCGGTTATGAGCGGATCAGTTGGGATGAAGCGCTGGATATTGTCTCCAGCGAAATCAAGCGGCAAAAGACCGTGCATGGCCCGGGCGCCATCGCCATCCAGCACCACTCGCATCACCAATGGGGCAACATCGGTTACTACCTCAGCGCGCTGCTGCGCTTCGGCAACCTGATCGGCTTCACCCGGATACACCACAACCCGGACAGTTGGGAAGGCTGGTACTGGGGCGCCATGCATCACTTCGGCAACGCGCTGCGGCTCGGCCTGCCTTCCCACTATGGCACGGTCGAGGATGCGCTCAAGGAAGCCGAGATGGTGGTGTTCTGGTCGAGCGATCCGGAAGTGACCAGCGGCGTCTATGCGGGCTACGAAGGTACGCAGCGGCGCTTCTGGGCCAAGGAACTCGGCATCGAGTTCGTGCATATCGACCCGCATTGCAACACCACGGCACAGCTCTTCGGCGGGCGCTGGATTCCGCTCAAGCCCGGCACCGATCCGGCAATGGCGCATGCCATCATGTACATCTGGCTGACCGAAGGGCTCTACGACAAGGACTACGTAGAGACGCGGACCACCGGCTTCGACCAGTGGGCGGCCTACCTGCTCGGCAAAGACGACGGCGTGGCCAAGACGCCGGAGTGGCAGGAAGCGGAAACGGGCGTGCCGGCCCATGTCGTACGCGCATTGGCGCGGCAATGGGGCAAGAAAAAGACCTATCTGGGTGCCGGCGGGCTGGGCACCGGCGTCGGCGGCGCCGTCCGGAATTCCACGGGGACCCAATGGGCCCGTTGCATGATCATGATGATGGCCATGCAGGGCTGGGGCAAGCCCGGCATCAACTTCGGCAACCTGCAGTTCGGCACGCCGGTCGACAACTTCCACTATTTCCCCGGCTATGCCGAAGGCGGCATCTCCGGAGAACTGGCGTTCACCGCCGCGGCCATCAACAATTACACGCGCATGCCGCACGTGCTCAGCATGAACCCGGTCAAGCAGATCATCCCGCGGCAACGTTTGCCGGAAGCCATCATCAAGGGTTATGCCCACGGCAATCTTTGGGACGGCTCCTCGATCGAAGCGCAAATCGCCCCGTTCGAGTATCCGATGCCCGGTTATTCCAAGATCCACATGATCTGGCACTACGGCGGCGCCGCCTTCGGCACCGTGGCCCAGTCCGAGCGCTACATCGAGGCCTATCGCCATGAATCCATCGAATGCCTGGTCTCGCAGGCCATCTACATGGAAGGCGACACGCCTTTCGCCGACATCATCCTGCCGGCGTGCACCCATGTCGAACGCTATGACATCGGCGAGACCTGCGGCTGCCAGGGCTATGTGCATCATGCCCCGGGTCAGCTCAACCACCGCACCATCGTCATGCAGCACAAGTGCATCGAACCGCTGGGCGAATCCAAATCAGACTACCAGATCTTCGCCGATGTGCTGAGCCGTCTGGGCTTGGGCGCGATGTTTACCGAAGGCTGCTCGGAGCTCGACTGGTGCAAGCGCGTCTTTGACTCGGCCGATCTTTCCAAGAACATCACCTGGAAGGAGTTCCTCAAGAAAGGCTATTACGTCGTCCCGCCCGAGCCTGAAGAAACGCCCGAACCTGTAAGCATGCGCTGGTTTGCCGAGGACCGCATGAAGGACGTGCCGGAGCCGCACCCGTTGCCATCCCAGTACTCGGGTGATTTCGGCAAGGGACTGCAGACCCAGTCGGGCAAGATCGAATTCGTTCCCAACTCGATCCTGCGCGGCGATCCGAACAACCCCGAGCGCCCGGCCCTGAACCGCTACATTCCATCCTGGGAAGGCCTGCAGACCAAGGAACTGGTCGCCAAGTATCCGCTGCAGATGATCTCGACGCATTCGCGCTACAGCTTCCATACTTTTTCCGACGGCAAGGACAGCACCATCAACGACATCGAGGATCACCGCGTGCTGATCGATGGCTACTACTACTGGGTCATGCGGGTCCATCCCGAAGACGCAGCCAGGCGCGGCATCGGGCATCACAGCCTGATCCGCGTCTTCAACGACCGCGGCGCCGTGATCCTGGCCGCCGACGTGTCGCCGCTGATGATGCCAGGCGTGGTCAAGTCCTTTATTGCGGCGGCGGTCTTCGATCCGGTGCCGGATCCGATGGGCTGGGCCGATCGCGGCGGCTGCGTCAACATCTTGACGCCGCAGCGGCGACAAGTGCAAGGCACCGAGGGCATGGGCTCGAATTCCTGCCTGGTGGAAATCGCACCCTGGACGCCGACCCTGAAAGCGGGCGAGCGCTTTCATGCGAACGGCTCGCCGGCCATGAAAGCGGCTTAG
- a CDS encoding 4Fe-4S dicluster domain-containing protein has product MEKWNLIIDVEKCENCNNCAIATKDEHIGNDYPGYAAPMPAHGGDWIQIGRRTRGATPMVDVAYLPVTCNHCDNAPCVDAGGGCVTKRADGIVIIDPVKAKGRRDVVDSCPYGAIWWNEELNLPQKWIFDAHLLDQGWKEPRASQACSTGCMKALKVEDAEMRRIAERDQLEVLKAGLGTRPRVYYQNMYRWNKCFVGGSVTATIKGVLECVEGAEVVLIKDGKVAGEAKTDFLGDFKVDRLEPNSGTYKVKIIHPQHGSALVDATVNESVYLGSIQLSK; this is encoded by the coding sequence ATGGAAAAGTGGAATCTGATCATAGATGTGGAGAAGTGCGAGAACTGCAACAACTGTGCGATCGCCACCAAGGATGAACATATCGGCAACGACTATCCGGGCTATGCGGCGCCGATGCCGGCGCACGGCGGCGACTGGATCCAGATCGGGCGGCGCACGCGCGGCGCAACGCCGATGGTGGACGTCGCCTATCTGCCGGTGACCTGCAACCATTGCGACAACGCGCCCTGCGTCGATGCCGGAGGCGGCTGCGTCACCAAGCGCGCCGACGGCATCGTCATCATCGACCCGGTCAAGGCCAAGGGCCGGCGGGATGTTGTCGACTCCTGTCCCTACGGCGCCATCTGGTGGAACGAAGAACTGAACCTGCCGCAGAAATGGATCTTCGACGCGCACCTGCTCGACCAGGGCTGGAAGGAGCCGCGCGCGAGCCAGGCCTGTTCCACCGGATGCATGAAGGCGCTCAAGGTCGAGGATGCGGAAATGCGCAGAATCGCCGAGCGGGACCAGCTGGAAGTGCTCAAGGCCGGGCTGGGGACGCGCCCCCGCGTGTATTACCAGAACATGTATCGCTGGAACAAGTGTTTCGTCGGCGGCAGCGTCACGGCGACGATCAAGGGGGTGCTCGAATGCGTCGAGGGCGCCGAAGTGGTCCTGATCAAGGACGGCAAGGTAGCCGGCGAAGCCAAAACCGATTTCCTCGGCGACTTCAAGGTCGATCGCCTGGAGCCCAACAGCGGCACCTACAAGGTGAAGATCATCCATCCCCAGCATGGCTCGGCGCTGGTGGATGCCACGGTCAATGAGAGCGTCTATCTGGGCAGCATCCAACTGAGCAAATAG
- a CDS encoding enoyl-CoA hydratase/isomerase family protein — MSLQDFVAMPKFEDYKERFKDHYTLERRPDGVILAQAHTLGGSIQLSVQNHRALGLLFKAIGADPENEVMIFTGSGKDFMMEADPEGFKLEQEGLPYWAYEYAYKDGRINVSALVNDLEIPTIGIINGSGFHSEICLMCDITLMAEDATLFDPHYNIGSVPGDGIHSCFEELLGVKRAAYALLTGEAIDAKTALEYGMVNEILPRDKLIERAYKIADHIMTQPRTTRRLTTQIIRRPWKQRIVNDLDGGFGIQMFGHLAKDKAVHSREHISDSTAYVRQGKKNRFD; from the coding sequence ATGTCATTACAAGACTTCGTTGCAATGCCCAAGTTCGAGGATTACAAGGAACGTTTCAAGGATCACTACACGCTGGAGCGTCGACCCGATGGCGTCATTCTGGCGCAGGCGCACACGTTGGGCGGTTCCATTCAATTGAGCGTACAGAATCACCGAGCACTAGGGCTGCTGTTCAAGGCCATCGGCGCCGATCCGGAAAATGAAGTAATGATCTTCACTGGTTCAGGTAAGGACTTCATGATGGAAGCTGACCCTGAAGGATTCAAGTTGGAGCAGGAAGGCCTGCCTTACTGGGCTTACGAATATGCCTACAAGGATGGCCGCATCAACGTCAGCGCCCTGGTCAACGATCTGGAAATCCCCACCATCGGCATCATCAATGGCAGCGGCTTCCACAGTGAAATCTGCCTGATGTGCGACATCACCCTGATGGCCGAAGACGCTACCCTTTTCGATCCTCACTACAATATTGGCTCGGTCCCCGGTGATGGCATCCACAGTTGTTTTGAGGAACTGCTTGGTGTCAAGCGCGCCGCCTATGCCTTGCTCACAGGCGAGGCCATTGACGCCAAGACGGCGCTCGAATATGGCATGGTCAATGAGATATTGCCCAGAGACAAACTGATCGAACGCGCCTACAAAATCGCCGACCACATCATGACCCAGCCGCGCACCACGCGCCGGCTGACGACGCAGATCATTCGTCGTCCGTGGAAACAACGCATCGTCAACGATCTCGACGGCGGATTTGGCATCCAGATGTTCGGCCATCTGGCCAAGGATAAGGCGGTGCATAGCCGTGAACACATTAGCGATAGCACGGCCTATGTCAGGCAAGGCAAGAAGAACCGCTTCGACTAA
- a CDS encoding FadR/GntR family transcriptional regulator, whose translation MVDKLSVSSINIEPIHKMVLIIMVERAQSHEGYVRVRDYLINAIKERAFGAGERVPTERQLAEQLGVSRAVTRRALAEVEADGLILRQVGRGTFVRPSPDVSVAILELDGTISPAEYIEARLRFEPELPWMIVTNATSADFERMEDCLKRGEKATTPDEFEIWDAAFHLMVAQATHNKMATHMYSMLHATRHEQAMWGTLRQRKRTPDEHIIFRQEHQEIFAALKRRDAERARELMIQHIRVTRRRLLDY comes from the coding sequence ATGGTTGACAAATTGTCCGTTAGTAGTATAAATATTGAACCAATACATAAAATGGTTCTGATAATAATGGTTGAGAGAGCGCAATCCCACGAAGGATATGTTCGCGTCCGCGACTACTTGATAAACGCTATCAAGGAACGCGCATTCGGCGCCGGAGAACGAGTACCGACGGAGCGGCAATTGGCGGAGCAACTTGGCGTAAGCCGTGCCGTTACGAGACGTGCCCTGGCTGAAGTGGAAGCGGATGGCTTGATTCTCAGGCAAGTCGGTCGCGGCACCTTTGTGCGTCCATCGCCTGATGTTTCTGTCGCAATCCTCGAACTTGATGGGACAATCAGTCCCGCCGAATACATCGAAGCGAGACTGCGTTTTGAGCCAGAACTTCCCTGGATGATAGTAACCAACGCGACCTCAGCTGACTTTGAACGCATGGAAGATTGCCTCAAGCGTGGGGAAAAGGCGACTACACCTGATGAATTCGAGATATGGGACGCGGCTTTTCATTTGATGGTGGCCCAGGCTACACACAACAAAATGGCAACGCACATGTACAGCATGCTTCACGCCACCCGCCACGAGCAGGCAATGTGGGGAACATTGCGCCAACGCAAACGGACACCGGATGAACACATCATATTTCGACAAGAGCACCAGGAGATTTTCGCTGCCCTCAAGCGCCGCGATGCGGAACGCGCACGCGAATTAATGATTCAACACATTCGCGTTACCCGGCGGCGCCTTCTCGACTACTGA
- a CDS encoding DUF1302 domain-containing protein codes for MKSFAKAAVATIGFIGLAGSGHAFQFDTDSDSDVKLRWDNTVKYSAVWRLHDPSSKILNGDAGPPPAGPELDDGDRNFNKGLVSNRVDLFSEFDGSYKQTGFRVSGAYWYDTVYNKSNDNTSQATVNSVTVPAGKFTRLTKQMMGNHGEILDAFVYFKNDPESETPFTVRAGKHTVLYGESLFFGANGIAKAQAPMDLIKLLSVPGSQFKEIIRPVGQFSTQVQVTSNVSVGAYYQYKWDIDRLPASGSFLSDADFVGAGAERVLPFIHGPDLNAKNSGQGGLAVRFKPGEGGVEYGLYAARYHEKSPSIYLDPISLGYKLVYPENINTYGASFSTVIGPSNVSGETSIRTNAPLVSDPQIDLGFKGDNNDNPLYAVGRTAHAQVSTITLFGKGPFWDGGVFLNELAVNRTLSIQKNPNALDQNTTRDAWAFRMLLIPSYFQVLPGIDLDVPIGLGYNPSGRSSAVFKFNGGTEHAGDFSIGVTANYHNKVKAGLNFVHFFGKEAPFLQTNHSSVPGPYSLSYAQSLHDRDFVSLQVQTTF; via the coding sequence ATGAAGTCCTTTGCAAAAGCCGCCGTAGCAACTATAGGGTTTATTGGTCTTGCAGGATCCGGTCATGCCTTCCAGTTTGATACCGATTCCGATTCCGATGTCAAACTTCGCTGGGACAATACGGTCAAGTATAGCGCGGTATGGCGTTTGCATGATCCCAGCAGCAAGATACTGAACGGCGATGCTGGCCCACCCCCTGCCGGGCCTGAGTTAGATGATGGCGACCGCAACTTCAACAAGGGCCTGGTTTCAAACAGAGTAGACCTTTTTTCGGAGTTTGATGGCTCATACAAGCAAACGGGCTTCCGCGTCAGCGGTGCCTATTGGTATGACACGGTTTACAACAAATCGAACGACAACACTTCTCAAGCAACCGTTAATTCGGTTACCGTCCCGGCAGGAAAGTTCACGCGTTTAACCAAGCAGATGATGGGTAATCACGGGGAAATTCTTGATGCATTCGTGTACTTCAAGAATGATCCGGAATCGGAAACACCTTTCACCGTGCGGGCGGGCAAGCATACCGTCCTTTATGGCGAGAGCCTGTTTTTTGGGGCCAACGGGATTGCCAAGGCGCAAGCGCCGATGGATCTGATCAAACTCCTGTCTGTACCCGGCTCTCAGTTCAAGGAGATCATCCGTCCAGTGGGACAATTTTCGACGCAAGTGCAAGTTACCTCGAATGTCTCGGTCGGCGCTTATTACCAGTACAAGTGGGATATTGATCGCCTGCCTGCCTCAGGCAGTTTCCTGAGTGATGCCGATTTCGTCGGTGCGGGAGCGGAGAGGGTTCTTCCATTCATTCATGGCCCTGACTTAAACGCGAAAAACTCCGGGCAAGGCGGTTTGGCAGTGAGATTCAAGCCTGGAGAAGGGGGTGTCGAGTATGGCCTGTACGCGGCGCGCTATCATGAGAAGAGCCCTTCTATTTACCTGGATCCCATTTCGCTAGGCTATAAGCTGGTGTATCCGGAAAACATCAACACTTATGGCGCCAGCTTCAGCACCGTGATTGGCCCATCCAACGTTTCAGGTGAAACCTCGATTCGTACCAATGCGCCCCTCGTTTCGGATCCGCAGATAGACCTCGGTTTCAAGGGCGATAACAACGACAACCCGCTGTATGCAGTTGGCAGGACGGCACACGCGCAGGTCTCGACCATTACGCTGTTCGGCAAAGGCCCATTCTGGGATGGCGGCGTGTTCCTGAATGAACTGGCGGTTAATCGGACCCTGAGCATTCAGAAAAATCCCAATGCACTGGATCAGAACACGACTCGTGATGCATGGGCATTCCGGATGTTGTTAATACCGTCGTATTTCCAGGTTTTGCCTGGCATCGATCTGGATGTCCCTATCGGCCTTGGCTATAACCCGTCCGGCCGTTCGTCCGCCGTCTTCAAGTTCAATGGTGGCACCGAGCATGCAGGCGACTTCAGTATTGGCGTGACCGCCAATTACCACAACAAGGTGAAGGCTGGGCTGAACTTTGTGCACTTCTTCGGCAAAGAGGCTCCTTTCCTGCAGACGAATCACAGCAGCGTACCGGGGCCGTACTCACTTTCTTATGCCCAGTCTCTCCACGACCGGGACTTTGTTTCGCTCCAGGTCCAGACTACTTTCTAA
- a CDS encoding DUF1329 domain-containing protein codes for MTKHTLLATALISLMATSYSSLAAVSAEEAAQLKTTLTPMGAERAGNKDGSIPAWDGGYTKVDPTWKNGAPRPDPFANEKPLFSINAQNMGQYAEKLSDGDKTLLKKYPTFRIDVYPTHRTAAAPQWIYDATYKNALNAKLTNNGLTLVGAYGGKPFPIAKTGIELVWNHMMQWGGEATFYKFSANVVSSDGAIVLATQGDQTLTFPYHIKDGEKSWNGDYWWHLQVATGPSFKAGESLLIHDNVDWLNKGREAWQYLPGQRRVRKAPTVAFDTPDFVMSGVGNFDEAFVYLGSPERYDWKLVGKKEMYVMYNNNKINFSTSEKALTKGHLNPDLVRWELHRVWVVDATLAPGKRHVVPKRRCYFDEDTGTMLMADLWDASGALWKHDFGLTMLAPDIPALLDNVNWGVYNFPTGNYALNINLIGSKASYKTIKVPPKAFFSPDSMAGAGVR; via the coding sequence ATGACAAAACATACTTTACTAGCCACGGCACTTATCTCGCTCATGGCGACAAGCTATTCCAGTCTTGCAGCGGTCAGCGCCGAAGAGGCTGCCCAGCTGAAAACTACGCTGACCCCCATGGGAGCGGAGCGGGCCGGCAACAAGGATGGCTCCATACCGGCCTGGGATGGTGGCTATACGAAGGTCGATCCCACATGGAAAAACGGCGCGCCACGTCCCGATCCGTTCGCAAACGAAAAGCCGCTGTTTTCCATTAATGCACAGAACATGGGGCAGTACGCCGAAAAGTTGTCCGATGGCGACAAGACGCTGTTGAAGAAATATCCGACCTTCCGCATTGACGTGTACCCGACGCACCGGACGGCCGCAGCGCCACAATGGATTTACGACGCCACCTACAAGAATGCGCTGAATGCCAAGCTCACCAATAATGGCCTGACACTTGTGGGTGCCTACGGTGGCAAGCCTTTCCCGATTGCCAAGACCGGCATCGAACTCGTGTGGAATCACATGATGCAATGGGGTGGCGAAGCGACTTTCTACAAGTTTTCGGCGAACGTCGTGAGTTCCGATGGCGCTATTGTGCTTGCCACCCAAGGGGACCAGACCCTGACTTTCCCCTACCACATCAAGGATGGCGAAAAAAGTTGGAATGGCGATTATTGGTGGCATCTTCAGGTGGCAACAGGGCCGTCTTTCAAGGCCGGTGAGTCCCTGTTGATCCATGACAACGTCGACTGGTTGAACAAGGGCCGCGAGGCATGGCAGTACCTGCCCGGGCAGCGCCGGGTGCGCAAGGCGCCGACGGTCGCTTTTGACACTCCCGATTTCGTGATGTCGGGCGTCGGCAATTTCGACGAAGCGTTTGTCTATCTGGGTTCGCCCGAGCGTTATGACTGGAAGTTGGTTGGCAAGAAGGAAATGTACGTCATGTACAACAACAACAAGATCAACTTCTCCACGTCTGAGAAGGCTTTGACCAAGGGGCACTTGAATCCGGATCTGGTTCGCTGGGAACTGCACCGGGTGTGGGTGGTCGATGCCACGCTCGCCCCTGGAAAGCGCCACGTCGTGCCGAAGCGCCGCTGCTATTTCGACGAGGATACGGGAACCATGTTGATGGCTGACCTGTGGGATGCGTCGGGCGCGCTGTGGAAGCATGACTTCGGGTTGACCATGCTCGCTCCGGATATTCCGGCGCTCCTCGATAACGTGAACTGGGGCGTCTACAATTTCCCGACGGGCAACTATGCACTGAACATCAACTTGATTGGATCGAAGGCGTCGTACAAGACCATCAAGGTACCGCCAAAAGCATTTTTCTCGCCGGACAGCATGGCGGGAGCAGGCGTTCGCTGA
- a CDS encoding WD40/YVTN/BNR-like repeat-containing protein encodes MSRSVNQTFVNCLFALMLMGVGSAWAELDVLQRPALQSARAKTSAMLAVTRAGTRIVAVGERGIVIVSDDNGVNWRQVPVPVSETLTNVRFVNERVGWAIGHSGIILHTTDGGQTWQLQLDGKKAADASLAMARHMLDLTPNDAKAKQQFADAERLVADGPDKPFLDLWFRNEEEGFVVGAYGLILATTDGGKTWRSWQHHLDNSQGHHLYSIDVVGNDIYIAGEAGALFHSTDAGESFSEVKTPYSGSYFGVRHLAGGGVIAFGLRGNIYQSMDGKGGWQKISTNDESALNAATFLDDGSIILVDQGGRVLRSRDGGRSFQAEPVRQGFPLTGAVQAADGAMVLAGLGGVVRSAPVKVESGAKP; translated from the coding sequence GTGAGCAGGTCCGTAAACCAAACTTTCGTCAACTGCCTTTTCGCCTTGATGCTGATGGGGGTTGGTTCGGCCTGGGCCGAGTTGGATGTGCTTCAACGTCCCGCGCTGCAGAGCGCACGGGCGAAAACTTCCGCGATGCTGGCTGTCACTCGTGCCGGCACCCGTATTGTGGCCGTAGGTGAGCGGGGGATCGTCATCGTGTCGGACGATAACGGGGTCAATTGGCGTCAAGTGCCGGTGCCGGTCTCGGAAACCTTGACAAACGTGCGCTTTGTCAATGAACGTGTTGGCTGGGCTATTGGCCATAGCGGAATTATTTTGCATACGACTGACGGCGGCCAGACATGGCAGCTTCAGTTGGATGGCAAGAAAGCGGCAGATGCATCGTTGGCGATGGCCAGACATATGCTGGATTTGACTCCGAACGATGCCAAAGCCAAGCAGCAGTTCGCGGATGCGGAGCGTCTGGTCGCCGATGGTCCGGACAAGCCCTTTCTCGATTTATGGTTCCGCAACGAGGAAGAGGGCTTTGTCGTCGGCGCCTACGGTCTGATACTGGCGACAACCGATGGCGGCAAGACATGGCGTAGTTGGCAGCATCACCTGGACAATAGTCAAGGGCATCATCTGTATTCAATTGATGTGGTGGGTAACGATATCTATATTGCCGGAGAGGCTGGTGCGCTTTTCCACTCAACGGACGCAGGAGAAAGTTTCAGCGAAGTGAAGACCCCGTACTCGGGTAGCTACTTTGGGGTGCGTCACCTGGCCGGCGGCGGTGTTATCGCCTTTGGCTTGCGAGGCAACATCTATCAGTCGATGGATGGCAAAGGCGGTTGGCAAAAGATATCCACCAACGATGAGTCGGCATTGAACGCCGCGACGTTTCTCGATGACGGTTCCATCATCCTGGTGGATCAGGGTGGCCGGGTATTGCGCAGCAGGGACGGTGGCCGCAGCTTTCAAGCTGAGCCCGTGCGACAAGGGTTTCCGTTGACCGGGGCGGTACAGGCGGCCGACGGGGCCATGGTACTTGCCGGGTTGGGAGGAGTCGTCAGGAGTGCTCCCGTGAAAGTTGAATCAGGAGCAAAACCATGA